A genomic region of Chelonia mydas isolate rCheMyd1 chromosome 9, rCheMyd1.pri.v2, whole genome shotgun sequence contains the following coding sequences:
- the GHSR gene encoding growth hormone secretagogue receptor type 1 produces MWNQSGWPNSSAPAPGYENDTWPEYPVHLFPAPVLTGITVTCVLLFVVGILGNLMTMLVVSRFRDMRTTTNLYLSSMAFSDLLIFLCMPLDLFRLWQYRPWNFGDLLCKLFQFVSESCTYSTILNITALSVERYFAVCFPLKAKVVITKGKVKLVILVLWAVSFASAGPIFVLVGVEHENGTNPLDTNECRATEYAIKSGLLTIMVWTSSVFFFLPVFCLTVLYSLIGRKIWRRKRKNIGPNTSVRDKNNKQTVKMLAVVVFAFILCWLPFHVGRYLFSKSFEAGSLEIAVISQYCNLVSFVLFYLSAAINPILYNIMSKKYRVAACRLFGLKALPKNRFSVTKQEHSRAWSESSVIT; encoded by the exons ATGTGGAACCAGAGCGGCTGGCCGAACTCCAGCGCTCCTGCCCCGGGCTACGAGAACGACACCTGGCCCGAGTACCCCGTGCACCTGTTCCCAGCCCCGGTGCTGACGGGCATCACGGTCACCTGCGTCCTCCTCTTCGTCGTTGGGATTCTAGGCAACCTCATGACCATGCTGGTGGTGTCCCGGTTCCGAGACATGCGGACTACGACCAACCTCTACCTGTCCAGCATGGCTTTCTCCGACCTGCTGATCTTTCTCTGCATGCCCCTGGATCTCTTTCGGCTCTGGCAGTACCGACCCTGGAACTTCGGAGACCTCCTCTGCAAGCTCTTCCAGTTCGTCAGCGAAAGTTGCACTTACTCCACCATCCTCAACATCACAGCCCTGAGCGTGGAGAGGTACTTCGCCGTCTGTTTCCCCCTCAAAGCAAAAGTAGTGATCACCAAAGGGAAAGTCAAGCTGGTCATCCTGGTCCTCTGGGCTGTGTCCTTTGCAAGCGCGGGACCTATTTTTGTCTTGGTTGGGGTTGAGCACGAGAATGGAACGAACCCCTTGGACACCAACGAGTGCAGAGCTACGGAGTATGCGATCAAATCAGGGCTGCTCACCATCATGGTCTGGACCTCCAGCGTTTTCTTTTTCCTGCCTGTGTTTTGCCTGACTGTGCTTTACAGCCTTATTGGGAGGAAaatctggaggaggaagagaaagaacatAGGACCAAATACCTCTGTCAGGGACAAGAACAACAAACAAACTGTGAAAATGTTAG CTGTGGTGGTGTTTGCTTTCATACTCTGCTGGTTGCCTTTTCATGTAGGACGATATTTGTTTTCCAAATCCTTTGAAGCCGGATCCTTGGAGATAGCTGTGATCAGCCAGTACTGCAACTTGGTATCCTTTGTCCTCTTCTACCTTAGTGCTGCCATCAACCCTATCCTGTACAACATTATGTCTAAGAAGTATCGAGTTGCTGCTTGCAGGTTGTTTGGACTCAAAGCTCTCCCAAAGAACAGATTCTCTGTTACAAAGCAGGAACATTCTCGTGCTTGGTCAGAATCTAGTGTGATTACATGA